A region from the Serinibacter arcticus genome encodes:
- a CDS encoding MarR family winged helix-turn-helix transcriptional regulator: protein MTTQDAGGAGYWYPELTGAPGPVDLLNLLRRYRDAERRMRQRTQDSMRMGETDLVALRFLARARQRGAIVRQKELAEALEITGSSASALVDRLERDGYVQRTPHPEDRRSVALVPTDRMDGEVRGTLGAMHKRMLAVAEDLSPEEREAVGRFLIGLAASLDVVDPPEEVEHTDPLDVVPQGPDATAV from the coding sequence ATGACCACTCAAGACGCGGGTGGAGCCGGCTACTGGTACCCCGAGCTGACAGGAGCGCCGGGACCGGTGGACCTCCTGAACCTGCTGCGCCGGTACCGCGACGCCGAACGCCGCATGCGACAGAGAACGCAGGACTCGATGCGGATGGGGGAGACCGACCTCGTCGCACTCCGCTTCCTCGCGCGGGCCCGCCAGCGCGGCGCGATCGTGAGACAGAAGGAGCTCGCCGAGGCCCTGGAGATCACCGGGTCGTCGGCCAGCGCTCTCGTCGACCGCCTGGAGCGTGACGGCTACGTCCAGCGCACCCCGCACCCGGAGGACCGACGATCGGTGGCGCTCGTGCCCACCGACCGGATGGACGGTGAGGTGCGCGGGACGCTGGGCGCGATGCACAAGCGGATGCTCGCGGTCGCCGAGGACTTGTCCCCGGAGGAGCGCGAGGCCGTCGGCCGGTTCCTCATCGGGCTCGCCGCGAGCCTCGACGTCGTCGACCCGCCGGAGGAGGTCGAGCACACCGATCCGCTCGACGTCGTGCCCCAGGGACCCGACGCGACAGCGGTCTGA
- a CDS encoding ATP-binding cassette domain-containing protein, producing MTTNPTSTDAHVADTHDLIRVVGARENNLRDISVEIPKRRLTVFTGVSGSGKSSLVFGTIAAESQRMINETYSAFLQGFMPSLARPEVDYLDGLTTAIIVDQERMGANPRSTVGTATDVNAMLRILFSRLGRPHIGSTNAFSFNVPSISGAGATTVERGGRTIKKRESFTITGGMCPRCEGRGAISDIDLTEVYDESLSLNEGAIKVPGYTADGWMVKIIGASGFVDPTRPIRDYTARELDDFLYHEATKVKLEGSNMTYEGLIPKIQKSFLAKDREAMQPHVRAFVDRIATFATCPDCDGTRLNEGARSAKIRGLSIADVCQLQISDLAAWVRDLDEPGMAPLLTGLQHTLDSFVEIGLGYLSLDRPSGTLSGGEAQRTKMIRHLGSSLTDVTYVFDEPTIGLHPHDIQRMNQLLLQLRDKGNTVLVVEHKPETIAIADHVVDLGPGAGTKGGTICFEGSLEDLRASDTVTGRHLDDRSELKPSVRTPTGALEIRGAATHNLRDVDVDIPLGVLVVVTGVAGSGKSSLIHSSIPGRAGVISIDQGAIKGSRRSNPATYTGLLEPIRKAFAKANGVKPALFSSNSEGACPTCNGNGLIFTDLGMMATVSTVCEECEGKRFQAEVLEYTLGGLNIADVLALPVDEAVGYFAAGEARIPAAHTIVERLSDVGLGYLSLGQPLNTLSGGERQRLKLATHMGDKGGVYVLDEPTTGLHLADVEQLLGLLDRLVESGKSVIVIEHHQAVMAHADWIVDLGPGAGHDGGRVVFEGTPADLVAAGSTLTGKHLAEYVGA from the coding sequence ATGACGACGAACCCCACCAGCACCGACGCCCACGTGGCCGACACGCACGACCTGATCCGGGTCGTCGGCGCCAGGGAGAACAACCTGCGCGACATCAGCGTGGAGATCCCGAAGCGCCGGCTCACGGTGTTCACCGGGGTGTCGGGGTCGGGGAAGAGCTCGCTGGTCTTCGGCACGATCGCCGCCGAGTCCCAGCGGATGATCAACGAGACCTACAGCGCGTTCCTGCAGGGGTTCATGCCGAGCCTCGCCCGCCCGGAGGTCGACTACCTCGACGGCCTCACGACCGCGATCATCGTCGACCAGGAGCGGATGGGGGCCAACCCGCGCTCCACCGTCGGGACGGCGACGGACGTCAACGCGATGCTGCGCATCCTGTTCAGCCGGCTCGGCCGGCCCCACATCGGCTCGACCAACGCGTTCTCCTTCAACGTCCCCTCGATCAGCGGCGCCGGGGCGACGACGGTCGAGCGCGGCGGCCGGACGATCAAGAAGCGCGAGTCGTTCACGATCACCGGCGGGATGTGTCCGCGGTGCGAGGGACGCGGCGCGATCTCCGACATCGACCTCACCGAGGTCTACGACGAGAGCCTGTCGCTGAACGAGGGCGCCATCAAGGTGCCCGGCTACACCGCCGACGGCTGGATGGTGAAGATCATCGGCGCCTCGGGCTTCGTCGACCCGACCAGGCCGATCCGCGACTACACGGCGCGCGAGCTCGACGACTTCCTCTACCACGAGGCCACGAAGGTCAAGCTCGAGGGGTCGAACATGACCTACGAGGGTCTGATCCCGAAGATCCAGAAGTCCTTCCTCGCCAAGGACCGCGAGGCGATGCAGCCGCACGTGCGGGCCTTCGTCGACCGGATCGCCACGTTCGCCACCTGCCCGGACTGCGACGGCACCCGCCTCAACGAGGGCGCACGCTCGGCGAAGATCAGGGGGCTGAGCATCGCCGACGTCTGCCAGCTCCAGATCAGCGACCTCGCCGCCTGGGTGAGGGATCTGGACGAGCCCGGCATGGCGCCGCTCCTGACGGGTCTGCAGCACACGCTCGACTCGTTCGTCGAGATCGGTCTCGGCTACCTGTCGCTGGATCGTCCCTCCGGCACGCTGTCAGGCGGCGAGGCCCAGCGCACCAAGATGATCCGGCACCTCGGCTCCTCGCTCACCGACGTCACCTACGTGTTCGACGAGCCGACGATCGGCCTCCACCCGCACGACATCCAGCGCATGAACCAGCTGCTGCTGCAGCTGCGGGACAAGGGCAACACCGTGCTCGTCGTCGAGCACAAGCCGGAGACGATCGCGATCGCCGACCACGTCGTCGACCTCGGACCCGGCGCCGGTACCAAGGGCGGCACGATCTGCTTCGAGGGGTCGCTGGAGGACCTGCGCGCGAGCGACACCGTCACCGGCCGGCACCTGGACGACCGCTCGGAGCTGAAGCCCTCGGTGCGAACACCCACCGGGGCGCTGGAGATCCGCGGGGCGGCGACCCACAACCTCCGCGACGTCGACGTCGACATCCCCCTCGGCGTGCTCGTGGTCGTCACGGGCGTGGCGGGGTCGGGCAAGAGCTCGCTGATCCACTCCTCGATCCCGGGCAGGGCCGGGGTCATCTCCATCGACCAGGGCGCGATCAAGGGCTCCCGGCGCAGCAACCCCGCGACCTACACCGGGCTCCTCGAGCCGATCCGCAAGGCCTTCGCCAAGGCGAACGGCGTCAAGCCGGCGCTGTTCAGCTCCAACTCCGAGGGAGCCTGCCCGACCTGCAACGGCAACGGCCTCATCTTCACCGACCTCGGGATGATGGCGACCGTGTCGACCGTCTGCGAGGAGTGCGAGGGCAAGCGGTTCCAGGCCGAGGTCCTCGAGTACACGCTCGGGGGGCTGAACATCGCCGACGTGCTGGCGCTGCCGGTGGACGAGGCCGTCGGCTACTTCGCGGCGGGGGAGGCGAGGATCCCGGCGGCGCACACGATCGTCGAGCGGCTCTCCGACGTCGGGCTCGGCTACCTGAGCCTCGGTCAGCCGCTGAACACGCTCTCGGGCGGTGAGCGGCAACGCCTCAAGCTCGCGACCCACATGGGCGACAAGGGTGGGGTCTACGTGCTGGACGAGCCGACCACTGGCCTCCACCTCGCCGATGTCGAGCAGCTCCTCGGACTGCTGGACCGCCTGGTGGAGTCGGGCAAGTCGGTCATCGTCATCGAGCACCACCAGGCCGTGATGGCGCACGCCGACTGGATCGTCGACCTGGGGCCGGGGGCGGGGCACGACGGCGGCCGGGTCGTCTTCGAGGGGACGCCGGCCGACCTCGTCGCGGCGGGCTCCACGCTGACCGGGAAGCACCTGGCCGAGTACGTCGGAGCCTGA
- a CDS encoding PLDc N-terminal domain-containing protein, translating into MTSLPATDDLAWTALGVLAVGLLVAALVVWSRSTDRSIVALAWFFGMLVLPILGPVGYLVDTRRRRRLAQATD; encoded by the coding sequence GTGACCTCTCTCCCCGCGACGGACGACCTCGCCTGGACGGCCCTCGGTGTGCTCGCCGTCGGGCTGCTCGTGGCGGCGCTCGTGGTGTGGTCACGCTCGACGGACCGCTCGATCGTGGCCCTCGCGTGGTTCTTCGGGATGCTGGTGCTCCCGATCCTCGGACCGGTCGGCTACCTGGTCGACACCCGCCGTCGCCGTCGGCTCGCGCAGGCCACCGACTGA
- a CDS encoding shikimate kinase, with amino-acid sequence MTAVRPAVVLCGAMGSGKSAVGRRLATRIGLPFRDVDADVEASAGRTIAEIFASDGEAHFRDLEHDAVARALTEHPGVLSLGGGAVMDPRTQSVLADYRADGGLVVLLDVSLRYAMHRIGSAASRPMLADDPRERWTRILAARRPTYERVSNLVVDTDQRTLGAVVREIAARLGVDEAASPDEGC; translated from the coding sequence GTGACGGCCGTGCGCCCCGCCGTCGTGCTGTGCGGCGCGATGGGCTCGGGCAAGAGTGCGGTCGGCCGCCGGCTCGCCACGAGGATCGGGCTACCGTTCCGCGACGTCGACGCGGACGTCGAGGCGAGCGCTGGCCGCACCATCGCCGAGATCTTCGCGAGCGACGGCGAGGCGCACTTCCGCGATCTCGAGCACGACGCCGTGGCGCGCGCCCTGACCGAGCACCCCGGCGTGCTGTCGCTCGGGGGCGGCGCGGTGATGGACCCGCGGACGCAGAGCGTGCTGGCGGACTACCGCGCCGACGGCGGTCTCGTGGTGCTGCTGGACGTCAGCCTCCGCTACGCGATGCACCGCATCGGATCGGCCGCGTCCCGGCCGATGCTCGCGGACGACCCGCGCGAGCGGTGGACCCGCATCCTCGCCGCGCGCCGCCCGACCTACGAGCGGGTGAGCAACCTCGTCGTCGACACCGACCAGCGCACGCTCGGGGCGGTCGTGCGGGAGATCGCGGCGCGGCTCGGGGTGGACGAGGCGGCGTCGCCGGACGAGGGCTGCTGA
- the aroD gene encoding type I 3-dehydroquinate dehydratase encodes MSLFPTPDARPAVVVPLAGADADAVLAHAREVAASGADVAEWRLDTWGAHDGEGALEMLPALRSALGSLPVLATYRSLAEGGPGGLDDAGYTALLLALVAARVEGVDVELSRPDAVATAITTAARDAGTVVVGSSHDFAGTPSTDRLGAILDSLAARDADVLKVAVTASDGGDVARLLAAAHTARRHGRPVLPIAMGPAGVLTRIAGECWGAPATFGLVGTGSAPGQVPVPELRDALDAIHDALTAADGPVSAVTA; translated from the coding sequence GTGAGCCTCTTCCCCACCCCCGACGCCCGGCCGGCCGTGGTCGTCCCGCTCGCGGGCGCCGACGCGGACGCCGTGCTCGCGCACGCCCGCGAGGTCGCCGCCTCGGGGGCGGACGTCGCCGAGTGGCGGCTGGACACGTGGGGGGCGCACGACGGCGAGGGCGCCCTGGAGATGCTGCCGGCCCTCCGGTCCGCCCTGGGGTCCCTGCCCGTGCTCGCCACCTACCGGTCCCTGGCGGAGGGTGGTCCGGGCGGACTCGACGACGCCGGCTACACGGCCCTCCTGCTCGCGCTCGTCGCCGCTCGGGTCGAGGGTGTCGATGTCGAGCTGAGCCGACCGGACGCCGTCGCGACGGCGATCACCACCGCCGCCCGCGACGCCGGCACGGTGGTCGTCGGGTCGAGCCACGACTTCGCCGGCACCCCGTCGACCGACCGCCTCGGCGCGATCCTCGACTCTCTCGCCGCCCGTGACGCCGACGTGCTGAAGGTGGCCGTGACCGCGTCCGACGGCGGCGACGTCGCCCGCCTGCTCGCCGCCGCGCACACCGCCCGACGCCACGGGCGCCCCGTGCTGCCGATCGCCATGGGCCCGGCCGGCGTCCTGACCCGGATCGCGGGGGAGTGCTGGGGCGCGCCCGCCACGTTCGGCCTCGTGGGCACGGGTTCGGCGCCCGGCCAGGTACCCGTGCCGGAGCTGCGCGACGCCCTCGACGCGATCCACGACGCCCTCACCGCTGCCGACGGCCCGGTGAGCGCGGTGACCGCGTGA
- a CDS encoding RNA polymerase-binding protein RbpA, whose protein sequence is MAERTLRGMKIGANSMESEVGVEFAPRVEAVYDCPDGSVLVIPFSAEADIPAIWEAPGGGEALLRDAERPEPGPVKPQRTHWDMLLERRTIAELEDLLNERLDLLRSGALRKSA, encoded by the coding sequence ATGGCAGAGCGCACTCTTCGGGGCATGAAGATCGGTGCCAACAGCATGGAGTCCGAGGTCGGGGTCGAGTTCGCTCCGCGCGTCGAGGCGGTCTACGACTGCCCGGACGGCAGCGTGCTCGTGATCCCGTTCTCGGCCGAGGCCGACATCCCGGCGATCTGGGAGGCCCCGGGCGGCGGCGAGGCGCTGCTGCGCGACGCCGAGCGGCCGGAGCCCGGCCCGGTGAAGCCGCAGCGGACCCACTGGGACATGCTGCTCGAGCGTCGGACCATCGCCGAGCTCGAGGACCTGCTCAACGAGCGCCTCGACCTCCTGCGTTCCGGGGCGCTGCGCAAGAGCGCGTGA
- a CDS encoding polyprenol monophosphomannose synthase: MTSTPSSDATGGPGAPPAPRRTLVIVPTYDERAALPGTLARLRAAVPTADVLVVDDGSPDGTGEWAQERSEVDPHVHVLHRSGKGGLGRAYVAGFGWALERGYDLVVEMDADASHQPEELPALLAAADDERVALVIGSRWVPGGSIVNWPAYRQLISRAGTTYARLALQLPVKDATAGFRVYPAWVLRALPLGEVTSQGYCFQVDMTHRVHAAGGRIVEVPVTFVERVEGVSKMSRSIVVEAFVNVTRWGMQKAWRRLRRQASAPAVLSRD; encoded by the coding sequence GTGACGTCCACCCCCTCCTCGGACGCGACGGGTGGACCCGGCGCCCCACCGGCCCCGCGGCGCACCCTCGTGATCGTCCCGACCTACGACGAGCGCGCGGCGCTGCCAGGGACGCTCGCCCGGCTGCGGGCCGCGGTCCCGACCGCCGACGTGCTGGTCGTCGACGACGGCAGCCCCGACGGCACGGGGGAGTGGGCGCAGGAGCGTTCGGAGGTCGACCCGCACGTGCACGTCCTCCACCGCAGCGGCAAGGGCGGGCTCGGGCGCGCCTACGTCGCGGGCTTCGGCTGGGCGTTGGAACGGGGCTACGACCTCGTCGTCGAGATGGACGCCGACGCCTCGCACCAGCCCGAGGAGCTGCCCGCGCTGCTCGCGGCGGCCGACGACGAGCGCGTCGCCCTCGTGATCGGCTCCCGGTGGGTGCCGGGCGGGTCGATCGTCAACTGGCCGGCCTACCGCCAGCTCATCTCGCGCGCCGGCACCACCTACGCGCGGCTCGCGCTGCAGCTGCCGGTGAAGGACGCCACCGCCGGCTTCCGCGTCTACCCCGCCTGGGTGCTGCGCGCGCTCCCGCTGGGTGAGGTGACGTCGCAGGGCTACTGCTTCCAGGTCGACATGACTCACCGCGTGCACGCGGCGGGTGGTCGGATCGTCGAGGTGCCGGTGACCTTCGTCGAGCGCGTCGAGGGCGTCTCGAAGATGTCGCGGAGCATCGTGGTGGAGGCGTTCGTCAACGTGACCCGGTGGGGGATGCAGAAAGCCTGGCGCCGTCTCCGACGCCAGGCTTCCGCTCCAGCAGTGCTCAGCCGCGACTGA